The following is a genomic window from Streptomyces chrestomyceticus JCM 4735.
CGTCGGCCGTCGCCGTCGTCCGGGCGTGGTGGTGGTACGTCATCGCGGGTGACCTCCAGCGATCGGGCGGGCTCCGGACAGAACCCGCGCTTGTGACCGATAGAGGTCCGGCCCAGCGCCCCCGCGTGACCGGCCACCACACTTCCCTCAGCGGAGGTCCGCCGGAAGCCCGCCGATTCCTTTCGCGCGCACGGACCGGCAGCAGGCGCGCATCCCGTGTCCTGACCGCGCCCCGCCCCAGCAGACGCGCGCAAGGGCTGGCGCGTCTGATGCGCGGCTTCGAAGGCTGCGGCGTGCTCGCCGGCGCGCTGTCCACGGACAGTGGGGCGTCCGGGTGAGCGGACATGAAACCCGGAGGTGCTGCCAGACAAGGACGAGGGCCCGCTCACCCAGCGCAACCGGCAACGCCATGCCGCCGTGCACGCCCTGATGGAACGGGGCGTGGGCCTGAAGGGGAGCATGCGGGAGCTGCGGCTGGACCCCAAGACCGTTCGAAGGTTCATGCGGGCGGCCACGGTCGAGGAGAGCCTCACCCACGGGCCGTCGGGCCGCACCGGAATGCTCGACGCGCACGCCGACTACCTTGCCTGGCGCTGGGACGAGGGCTGCACCGGCGCCCACGTCCTGCACGCCGAACTCACCTCCCAGGGCATTCACGTCAGCAAGCGCACCGTCCGCCGCTTCGTTCACCGGATGCGCGAGCACGGCGCGCCCACGCCCCGGTCGCTGGCGCCGAAGGCGCGCGAGGTCAGCGCACTGATCCTCACCCCCCCCGACGCCTTGGCCGAGCCGGACCGTGCCTTGCTCAAGGAGTTCAGCGCCCGCTGCCTCGACCTCGCAACCATCCTCACGCTGGTCGAGGAGTTCGCCGAGATGCTCGTCAACCGCAGGGGCGACCAGAGCCTCGACGGCTGGATCAACTCCGCCAAGACCAGCGGCGTCCCGGAGCTGCACGGCTTCGCCGACAGCCCGGCCCGCGACCTCGACGCGGTCCGCGCCGGACTGCCCCTGCCCTGGAGTTCGGGTGTCGTCGAAGGGCACTTCAACCGGATCGTGCTCAAACGCCAGATGTTCGGCCGGGCTGGACAGCGCCTCCTCCCCCACCGCATCCTGCTGGCCCACTGAAAACGCGGCGAACCAGGTAGATTGCCGAAGGCTACGAAGGGAGAGGCCCATGGACCCGCGGCTCCCACGTCTCCACGACAAGCTGTTGAAGATCACCGCCAACCCGCATCGCAGCCATTCCTTCGGCGAGGACAAGCACCAGTTCCGCCTCGGGCCGCCGCTTGCGCAGGAACGGATGCAGTCCTTCGAAACTGATCTCGGAATCGCGCTTCCCAGCACCTTCCGGGCATTCCTGACTGAACTGGGCGCCACCGGCGCGGCCCCGTTCTACGGTCTGCTACCGCTGGAGCAGCACGAACTGTTCACCATGGACCCGGAAACAGCGACGCACACTCCACGCGGCTTCACCCCTCTGGAACAGCGCCAGCACCACGGCGACCTCTTCCTCCACATCATCGAGGCAGGCTGCAGCGACCTGGTCCTGCTCGGCATCACGGGCCCGCTCCGCGGACGGATCCTCACTGGCAACTCCGACGGATTCTGGGGCCCAGACCTCTCACCGGCCGCGGACTTCATCGCCTGGTACGAACTCTGGCTCGACGACATGGCAGCCGGACGGGACAACCGAGCCCTGGAACTCTCCGCGCCTCCCTCGCACACCCCGTGATCCAGCACGCTCGGTTACTACTTCGCGAAAATCTTGCGAGACCCAGCTGTCCTGTCCGCCCACAAGGATCTTGCGCTGTCCGCTCTCACGCGCCGCGCGCACCAGCCGAGTCTGATCACCTCGAGCGCGCCGCACCGCGCCGTATCACAGCACACCTTGCCGACACCCTTGCCAACCCGCGCCGCAGCCGCGCGCTCCCTTGCCGAACGCGCGCACCGGCCCCCGAGGTCGGTCGCCGCGTTGCGCGCGGCCGGGAGCCGAGGAGCTGGAAGGAGAGGAGGTAGGGATCATGGGCAAGCACAGCAGCGGAAAGGGCGGCGGGTCGAAGAGCGGCGGTGGCCAGCGCATGAGTCCGGCCGCGGCCTCGCGGGTGCAGTCCGCCGGCGCGAAGAACCCGGGCAGCCGTACGGCCGAGAGCGGCTTCGCCTCCCGTGCGCAGTCGGCCGCGGCCAAGGGCGACGGCCGCCAGCAAGGTGGCCGCTGAGTCGCTGGAGCACTTCGGCCAGGAGCCCCTTCACCGCGGCCGCCGTCCGGGCTGTCAGTGCTCACTCGCATCATGGACGGCGTGAGTGAGCAGATCGAGGAACCCGAGCAGGTCCCGCCGTGGCGGCCCGAGAACGGGCCCCAGCCGCAGGTGTGGCGCTGGCCGGCTGGTGACCGGCCGGCCCTGTACGTCTACGACGGCGGCACCTGGAAGTACGCGCCCGTCATGGCGAGCCTGGACCACGCCGACGGCCGCACCGAATGCCAGGTCACCCTCCAGACCAGCCCGGACCGCGGCACCGTGCACCGTGCACCGTGCACCGGGCGTACTGGTGGCCTCAGCCCGGCCTGCGCCAAGCTCACGGCGGCACCTGCGAGCCCATCGACCGCGAGCCCATCCCGACGACCACGCCCGGCTGACCTGCCGGCAGCCGAGCAACGAAGCACTGGCCGTGCATGGCGGGCCGGGCCGCGGGGCGGGGTCGGTCCGCCTTGTTCCCGGGGAAGACGAACGAGGTACGGCGGGCCCGGGCCG
Proteins encoded in this region:
- a CDS encoding SMI1/KNR4 family protein; translated protein: MDPRLPRLHDKLLKITANPHRSHSFGEDKHQFRLGPPLAQERMQSFETDLGIALPSTFRAFLTELGATGAAPFYGLLPLEQHELFTMDPETATHTPRGFTPLEQRQHHGDLFLHIIEAGCSDLVLLGITGPLRGRILTGNSDGFWGPDLSPAADFIAWYELWLDDMAAGRDNRALELSAPPSHTP
- a CDS encoding transposase, yielding MLPDKDEGPLTQRNRQRHAAVHALMERGVGLKGSMRELRLDPKTVRRFMRAATVEESLTHGPSGRTGMLDAHADYLAWRWDEGCTGAHVLHAELTSQGIHVSKRTVRRFVHRMREHGAPTPRSLAPKAREVSALILTPPDALAEPDRALLKEFSARCLDLATILTLVEEFAEMLVNRRGDQSLDGWINSAKTSGVPELHGFADSPARDLDAVRAGLPLPWSSGVVEGHFNRIVLKRQMFGRAGQRLLPHRILLAH